One Mycobacteroides salmoniphilum DNA segment encodes these proteins:
- a CDS encoding ammonium transporter, with protein sequence MGVPNTGDTAWMLASAALVLLMTPGLAFFYGGMVRAKNVLNMIMMSISAMGLVTVLWVLYGYSLAFGNDVSGLFGNPAQFFGLKGLIGGNGADAVAADPANAVDAVAAVNIPLVGTIPATVFVAFQLMFAIITVALISGAVADRLKFGSWLLFSGLWVTVVYFPVAHWVFAFDGAAAEKGGWIANQLKAIDFAGGTAVHINAGTAGLVLALLLGKRKGWPGTPMRPHNLPFVMLGAGLLWFGWYGFNAGSATSSNGLAGSTFVTTTVATAAAMLGWLLTERIRDGHATSLGAASGIVAGLVAITPSCSSVNVVGALAIGVIAGILCALAVGLKYKLGFDDSLDVVGVHLVGGIVGTLLIGLFAAPQTGAAVAGLFYGGGLEQLWRQAVGAGAVLLYSAIGTTIVALIVKYTIGLRISDEGEAAGADESQHAEGAYDFVALGSGSVIGRHSSGREE encoded by the coding sequence ATGGGTGTCCCGAATACTGGGGATACCGCGTGGATGCTGGCCAGCGCCGCGCTGGTGTTATTGATGACACCTGGTCTGGCCTTCTTCTATGGCGGCATGGTCCGCGCGAAGAACGTGCTCAACATGATCATGATGAGCATCAGTGCGATGGGCCTGGTGACGGTGCTCTGGGTGCTTTACGGATACTCGTTGGCGTTCGGAAACGATGTGTCGGGTCTGTTCGGTAACCCGGCACAGTTTTTTGGGCTCAAGGGTTTGATCGGCGGTAATGGGGCCGATGCGGTGGCCGCGGACCCGGCCAATGCCGTTGATGCGGTCGCTGCGGTCAACATCCCTTTGGTGGGCACTATCCCGGCCACGGTGTTCGTGGCGTTCCAGTTGATGTTCGCGATCATCACCGTGGCGCTGATCTCCGGTGCGGTGGCGGATCGGTTGAAGTTCGGGTCCTGGCTGTTGTTCTCGGGTCTGTGGGTCACCGTCGTGTACTTCCCGGTGGCGCATTGGGTTTTCGCGTTCGATGGCGCGGCCGCTGAGAAGGGCGGCTGGATCGCTAACCAGCTCAAGGCAATCGACTTCGCCGGTGGTACCGCGGTGCATATCAATGCCGGTACCGCGGGTTTGGTGCTGGCGCTGCTGTTGGGTAAACGCAAGGGTTGGCCCGGTACCCCGATGCGGCCACATAATCTGCCGTTCGTGATGCTTGGTGCCGGTCTGCTGTGGTTCGGCTGGTACGGGTTCAACGCCGGGTCGGCAACGAGCTCCAATGGTTTGGCCGGATCAACCTTCGTGACGACCACCGTGGCTACCGCCGCGGCGATGCTGGGCTGGCTGCTCACCGAACGCATCCGTGACGGGCACGCCACCTCGCTGGGTGCGGCCTCGGGAATCGTGGCCGGCCTGGTGGCCATCACCCCGTCGTGTTCATCGGTGAATGTCGTTGGTGCTCTTGCCATTGGCGTCATCGCCGGCATTTTGTGCGCACTGGCAGTGGGCCTGAAGTACAAGCTCGGATTCGACGACTCACTCGATGTGGTCGGTGTGCACCTGGTCGGCGGTATCGTCGGTACCTTGCTCATCGGTTTGTTCGCAGCACCCCAAACCGGTGCGGCCGTAGCCGGTCTGTTCTACGGCGGCGGACTAGAACAGCTGTGGCGCCAAGCCGTTGGCGCCGGGGCGGTTCTGCTCTATTCGGCGATAGGCACGACTATCGTTGCTCTCATCGTGAAGTACACCATTGGCCTGCGCATCAGCGACGAGGGAGAAGCGGCAGGCGCCGACGAATCCCAACACGCTGAAGGCGCATACGACTTTGTCGCACTGGGAAGTGGTTCGGTCATCGGCCGCCACAGCAGCGGCAGGGAGGAATGA
- a CDS encoding TIGR03620 family F420-dependent LLM class oxidoreductase — MTTPEFAPYGFFTHYATVDADLLRAVEDLGFDTAWLGGSPPADLPWVEPLLAATERIRIVTAIVNIWSAPAREAGQSWRRIETAYPGRFILGIGAGHPEIDSDVPYKPYSGLVEYLDVLDEVGVPREGRGLAALAEKSLKLATERSALAHPYLTPPSHTRWARELLGPGAIIVPEQKVVLTTDADEARAIGRQALDMYLGLTNYLTMLERFAGTTEDLARPGSDKLVDSLVAYGTPEQIATRLQEHRDAGATQVAIQVLGDPAKRAEALSVLSRELGL; from the coding sequence GTGACCACACCGGAGTTCGCCCCGTACGGATTCTTCACTCATTACGCGACGGTGGACGCAGATCTTTTGCGGGCCGTCGAAGACCTCGGTTTCGATACCGCATGGCTGGGCGGTTCGCCTCCGGCCGATCTGCCATGGGTTGAGCCGCTCCTTGCCGCCACCGAGCGCATCCGGATCGTGACTGCGATCGTCAACATCTGGTCCGCGCCCGCACGGGAAGCCGGTCAATCGTGGCGGCGCATCGAGACGGCCTACCCCGGGCGTTTCATTCTCGGTATCGGTGCCGGCCACCCCGAAATCGACAGCGACGTTCCCTACAAGCCCTACTCCGGGCTGGTCGAGTATCTCGACGTGCTCGACGAGGTGGGAGTTCCCAGAGAAGGCCGGGGTCTGGCCGCGCTGGCGGAGAAATCGCTCAAGCTCGCCACGGAGCGCTCAGCGCTCGCGCACCCGTACCTCACACCGCCATCGCATACCCGTTGGGCCCGCGAGCTCCTGGGACCCGGCGCGATCATCGTCCCCGAGCAGAAGGTGGTACTCACCACCGATGCCGATGAGGCGCGCGCAATCGGTCGCCAGGCACTGGACATGTACCTGGGCCTGACCAACTACCTGACCATGCTGGAGCGGTTCGCGGGCACCACAGAAGATCTGGCAAGGCCCGGCAGCGACAAACTGGTGGATTCCCTTGTTGCTTATGGCACTCCGGAACAGATCGCCACCCGGCTGCAGGAGCATCGAGATGCGGGCGCCACCCAGGTCGCCATCCAGGTACTCGGTGATCCCGCCAAACGCGCTGAGGCGCTAAGTGTTTTGAGCCGCGAGCTGGGTCTCTAG
- the ffh gene encoding signal recognition particle protein: MFESLSDRLTDALAGLRGKGRLSEADIDATCRTIRLALLEADVALPVVRTFIGRIKERAKGAEVSGALNPAQQVVKIVNEELVGILGGETRQLAFAKTPPTVVMLAGLQGAGKTTLAGKLAKWLKGQGHTPLLVACDLQRPGAVNQLQVVGERAGVAVYAPHPGAAPGGLEVGSLVGDPVAVARDGLAHAKAQHFDVVLVDTAGRLGIDAELMDQAARIRDAVDPDEVLFVLDAMIGQDAVSTAEAFRAGVGFTGVVLTKLDGDARGGAALSVREITGTPILFASTGEKLEDFDVFHPDRMASRILGMGDLLSLIEQAEQHFDAEQSLAAAEKITSGELTLEDFLEQMLAIRKMGPIGNLLGMLPGAGQMKDALAAVDDKQLDRVQAIIRGMTPAERTDPKIINASRRLRIANGSGVAVSEVNQLVDRFFEARKMMSSMAGRMGMGAINRKSNRKGGKNTKKGKKGSRGPTQPKIRGGFPGMPPGMPAGFPDLSGMPEGLGELPPGLADIDISKLKFPKN; this comes from the coding sequence GTGTTTGAATCGCTGTCTGACCGGTTGACCGATGCCCTTGCTGGCCTACGGGGCAAGGGACGTCTGTCCGAAGCCGATATCGATGCGACGTGCCGGACCATTCGGCTGGCGCTGCTGGAAGCCGATGTCGCGCTGCCCGTCGTGCGCACCTTCATCGGGCGCATCAAGGAACGCGCCAAGGGAGCCGAGGTTTCCGGTGCGCTGAACCCGGCGCAGCAGGTCGTCAAGATCGTCAACGAGGAGCTGGTCGGCATTCTCGGCGGGGAAACTCGTCAGCTGGCCTTCGCCAAGACCCCGCCGACCGTTGTCATGCTCGCCGGTCTGCAAGGTGCCGGTAAGACGACCCTTGCCGGCAAGCTCGCGAAATGGCTTAAGGGACAAGGGCATACACCGCTTCTCGTGGCCTGTGACCTGCAGCGCCCCGGCGCGGTGAACCAGCTGCAGGTGGTTGGTGAGCGAGCCGGAGTTGCCGTCTACGCGCCGCATCCGGGTGCCGCGCCCGGCGGGCTGGAGGTGGGCTCACTTGTCGGCGATCCGGTCGCGGTGGCCCGCGATGGTCTCGCCCACGCCAAGGCCCAGCACTTCGATGTGGTGCTCGTCGACACCGCGGGCCGTCTCGGTATCGATGCCGAACTGATGGATCAGGCGGCTCGCATCCGTGACGCCGTCGACCCCGACGAGGTGCTGTTCGTCCTCGACGCCATGATCGGTCAGGACGCGGTGAGCACTGCCGAGGCCTTCCGCGCGGGTGTCGGATTTACCGGTGTGGTCCTGACCAAGCTCGACGGTGACGCCCGCGGTGGTGCCGCGCTCTCGGTGCGTGAGATCACCGGCACCCCGATCTTGTTCGCGTCCACCGGGGAAAAGCTTGAGGACTTCGACGTCTTCCACCCCGATCGGATGGCGAGCCGCATCCTGGGCATGGGCGACCTGCTGTCCCTCATTGAGCAGGCCGAACAGCATTTCGATGCCGAACAGTCCCTGGCCGCCGCCGAGAAGATCACCTCGGGAGAACTGACGCTCGAGGACTTCCTGGAGCAGATGCTCGCGATCCGCAAGATGGGCCCCATCGGCAACTTGTTGGGCATGCTGCCCGGCGCCGGCCAGATGAAGGATGCGTTGGCCGCCGTCGACGACAAGCAGTTGGACAGGGTGCAGGCCATCATTCGCGGGATGACACCCGCCGAACGAACCGACCCGAAGATCATCAACGCCTCGCGGCGACTGCGGATCGCCAACGGGTCAGGGGTCGCGGTCTCGGAGGTCAATCAGCTCGTGGACCGCTTCTTCGAGGCGCGCAAGATGATGTCGTCGATGGCGGGCCGCATGGGCATGGGCGCCATCAATCGCAAGAGCAACCGCAAGGGCGGCAAGAACACCAAGAAGGGCAAGAAGGGCTCACGGGGTCCTACACAGCCGAAGATTCGGGGCGGATTCCCGGGGATGCCTCCGGGCATGCCGGCCGGATTCCCTGATCTCTCCGGGATGCCGGAGGGGCTCGGTGAATTGCCACCCGGTCTGGCCGATATCGACATCTCGAAGCTGAAGTTCCCCAAGAACTGA
- the fni gene encoding type 2 isopentenyl-diphosphate Delta-isomerase, producing the protein MQYVTRTTGLERLDLPYMALPNSNLARVDLSTEFLGKRLAAPVLIGAMTGGAKLSATINRNLAAAAQELGIGMMLGSQRVMLVDPESASTFAVREVAPDILLIGNIGLAQLGNIAAAAQLSGLVQRVGADALAVHTNPLQEAVQPDGDTDFTGQVYRLAELTHAVDFPVLLKEVGHGISGAAARRLGGCRLAAIDVAGAGGTSWARVEQFVRFGTITSPELAEWGIPTAEALVEVHAELPHLPLIGSGGIRTGMDAAKAIALGASVVSVALPLLAPAVQSPQAVIGWLEQFLDELRIAMHCADVNTIAGLSRISLRPRPSPR; encoded by the coding sequence GTGCAGTACGTCACCCGAACCACCGGCCTGGAACGACTCGACCTGCCTTATATGGCGTTGCCGAACTCCAACCTCGCCCGGGTTGACCTGTCCACCGAGTTTCTGGGCAAGCGATTGGCCGCTCCGGTCCTCATCGGGGCCATGACGGGCGGCGCGAAGCTTTCGGCCACCATCAATCGCAACCTCGCGGCCGCCGCCCAAGAACTGGGCATCGGGATGATGCTCGGTTCTCAACGGGTGATGCTGGTCGATCCCGAGAGCGCCAGCACCTTCGCGGTGCGCGAGGTAGCACCCGACATCTTGCTCATCGGCAACATCGGGCTCGCACAGCTCGGCAACATTGCCGCCGCCGCACAGCTCAGCGGCTTGGTGCAGCGGGTCGGAGCGGACGCCCTGGCGGTGCACACCAATCCGTTGCAGGAGGCCGTGCAACCCGACGGCGATACCGATTTCACCGGTCAGGTGTACCGGCTCGCAGAGCTGACCCATGCGGTCGATTTCCCCGTGCTGCTCAAGGAGGTCGGTCACGGAATCAGTGGGGCCGCGGCGCGCCGCCTCGGTGGATGCCGACTCGCGGCCATCGACGTCGCGGGTGCTGGCGGCACGTCATGGGCCCGGGTCGAACAGTTCGTACGGTTCGGCACCATCACCTCACCCGAGCTCGCCGAATGGGGCATCCCGACGGCCGAAGCCCTCGTCGAAGTGCATGCCGAGCTTCCGCATCTGCCCCTGATCGGGTCGGGCGGAATACGCACCGGCATGGACGCCGCCAAGGCGATCGCGCTGGGAGCGAGCGTGGTGTCCGTCGCACTCCCCCTGCTGGCACCCGCGGTGCAATCGCCCCAGGCGGTGATCGGCTGGCTCGAACAGTTCCTCGATGAGCTGCGCATCGCCATGCACTGTGCCGACGTCAACACGATTGCGGGTCTGAGTCGAATTTCACTGCGTCCGCGCCCAAGCCCCCGCTAA
- a CDS encoding cytochrome c biogenesis CcdA family protein, whose translation MTSLAFAAGLIAALNPCGFALLPVYLALVVRGPGAEIGKSRALGRAVIATVVMAAGFVAVFTVFGLLTVSVASVVQRYLPFVTVVFGIGLVILGLWLLSGRDIIALMPKVLDANAPTTRLGSMFGYGVGYAVASLSCTIGPFLAVTSTTFESGSLFDGVMVYLAYASGIILVVGTLAVSTALASTVLLNAMRRALPYLNRISGAILLVVGAYVGYYGSYEVRLFHANGNPDDPIVNAAGKIQRAISGWVYLHGAWPWLFILGLAAVGAAIWWRNTAKE comes from the coding sequence CTGACATCTCTGGCCTTCGCAGCCGGGCTGATCGCCGCGCTCAACCCGTGCGGTTTTGCCTTGCTCCCGGTCTATCTCGCGCTCGTGGTGCGCGGACCCGGTGCCGAGATCGGGAAGTCGCGGGCGCTTGGCCGCGCCGTCATCGCCACCGTGGTGATGGCGGCCGGGTTCGTCGCGGTCTTTACCGTCTTCGGGTTGTTGACGGTGTCGGTAGCGTCCGTGGTGCAGCGTTATCTGCCTTTTGTGACAGTAGTTTTCGGAATCGGCCTGGTGATTCTCGGGCTGTGGCTACTCTCGGGCCGCGACATCATCGCACTCATGCCCAAGGTGCTCGATGCGAACGCTCCCACCACCCGACTGGGCTCTATGTTCGGCTATGGCGTGGGATACGCGGTGGCCTCGCTGTCCTGCACCATCGGCCCCTTCCTCGCGGTGACCAGCACTACCTTCGAGAGCGGCTCCTTGTTCGACGGTGTCATGGTCTACCTGGCGTACGCCTCCGGTATCATCCTCGTGGTGGGCACGCTGGCCGTATCCACCGCACTGGCAAGCACGGTGCTGCTGAACGCGATGCGCCGCGCGCTGCCCTACTTGAACCGGATCAGCGGTGCCATCCTCCTGGTGGTTGGTGCTTACGTGGGCTACTACGGCAGCTACGAGGTCAGGTTGTTCCACGCCAATGGCAACCCGGATGACCCGATCGTCAACGCGGCCGGGAAGATTCAGCGTGCGATCTCTGGCTGGGTGTACCTGCACGGCGCCTGGCCGTGGTTGTTCATCCTCGGCTTGGCGGCGGTCGGCGCGGCCATTTGGTGGCGCAATACCGCCAAGGAATAG
- a CDS encoding [protein-PII] uridylyltransferase, with amino-acid sequence MGAATDLVAARAQLLGESGRLNAGAIREAMTDLNELWLTAKAAEVGITDSSGFAIVALGGLGRREMLPHSDLDLVLLHDENIAPETLSEVADGLWYPLWDANIRLDHSVRTVADTLHVAGQEMSAALSLLDARHIAGDAQLSSLMIGGVRQQWRSQIRTRLDELIEYTRARWRRSGEIAHRAEPDLKSGRGGLRDVQLLRALAIAQLTDSGLAKSFDGAHSVILDVRTELHRVAGRERDQLLAQFADEIGAALRVGDRFDLARMLSDAARTISYSVDVGLRAAANAIPRRGISVLRRTVRRPIDEGVVEHAGEVVLARDARPERDPSLILRVAAASATTGLPISASTLGRLAESAPELRAPWPREALKDLLVLLEAGRHAVATIEALDRTGLWGRLFPEWGPVRDLPPRDIVHIWTVDRHLVETVAQASAFTTRVSRPDLLILGALVHDIGKGRGGDHSVVGAELAVQIGTRLGLWPSDVELLSKIVRYHLLLPNTATRRDLADPETIETVVNTLGGDLLLLELLQQLAEADSLATGPGVWGDWKSSLIGELVRKCRMVMRGEQLPEPDPIDPELLSLATDGGVQVRLVPAGSPHMYTVSMIAPDQRGLLSKAAGVLSLNSLRVFSASVASHAGSAINTFEVSPRFGSPPAAGLLRQQLISALDGDTDIIAALDERERESAQFGSGLVGDATPAVPTNYAPAPPRIRWFEPAGNADQQIVEIRTSDAPGLLARITATLERHGVDIAWARVNTLGSSVVDTFCLSTGPEQAVLEAAIASVLPAAAPEPKRAAS; translated from the coding sequence ATGGGCGCCGCAACGGACCTCGTGGCCGCCAGGGCGCAGCTGCTCGGTGAGAGCGGTCGGCTCAACGCCGGTGCGATTCGTGAGGCGATGACCGACCTCAACGAGCTGTGGCTGACAGCCAAGGCCGCCGAGGTCGGCATCACCGACTCCAGTGGATTCGCCATCGTGGCACTCGGCGGCCTGGGCCGACGCGAGATGCTGCCGCACTCGGATCTGGATCTGGTACTCCTGCACGACGAGAACATTGCGCCGGAGACCCTCAGTGAGGTTGCCGACGGCCTGTGGTATCCGTTGTGGGACGCCAATATTCGGCTTGATCACAGCGTCCGCACGGTCGCCGACACCTTGCATGTCGCCGGGCAAGAGATGTCGGCGGCGCTGTCGCTGCTGGATGCCAGGCACATCGCCGGGGATGCGCAGTTGTCCAGCCTGATGATCGGCGGGGTGCGTCAGCAATGGCGTTCGCAGATCCGGACACGACTCGACGAACTGATCGAATACACACGAGCGCGATGGCGGCGCAGCGGTGAGATCGCACACCGCGCCGAACCCGATCTGAAGTCCGGCCGCGGCGGTCTGCGTGATGTTCAGTTATTGCGCGCGTTGGCCATTGCTCAGCTCACCGACAGCGGTCTGGCGAAGTCGTTCGACGGCGCACATTCGGTCATCCTGGATGTCCGCACCGAATTGCATCGAGTCGCCGGGCGAGAGCGCGATCAGCTGCTGGCTCAGTTCGCCGACGAAATCGGTGCGGCGCTGCGCGTTGGCGATCGGTTCGACCTGGCCAGGATGCTGTCCGACGCTGCCCGCACCATCAGTTACTCGGTGGATGTCGGACTGCGGGCGGCCGCCAATGCGATTCCGCGACGGGGTATTTCGGTGCTCCGGCGCACGGTTCGACGTCCGATCGACGAAGGGGTGGTGGAGCATGCCGGGGAGGTGGTGCTTGCCCGTGACGCCCGCCCGGAACGCGACCCGTCGCTGATCTTGCGTGTGGCAGCGGCATCGGCGACCACCGGCCTGCCGATCTCCGCGTCGACCTTGGGTCGTCTTGCCGAATCCGCCCCCGAACTTCGTGCACCCTGGCCTCGAGAGGCGCTCAAGGATCTGCTGGTGCTTCTGGAGGCCGGTCGTCATGCGGTGGCCACCATCGAGGCGCTGGATCGAACCGGATTGTGGGGCAGGCTTTTTCCTGAATGGGGCCCGGTACGAGACCTGCCGCCGCGCGATATCGTGCATATCTGGACCGTCGATAGGCATCTGGTCGAGACGGTCGCGCAGGCGAGCGCCTTCACCACCAGGGTCTCTCGTCCAGACCTACTGATTCTCGGTGCTCTGGTGCACGACATCGGCAAGGGCCGCGGCGGTGATCACAGCGTCGTCGGCGCGGAGCTGGCCGTGCAGATCGGTACCCGGCTGGGTCTGTGGCCCTCCGACGTGGAGCTGCTGTCCAAGATCGTGCGCTATCACTTGCTGCTGCCCAACACCGCGACGCGGCGTGACCTCGCCGACCCGGAAACCATTGAGACCGTCGTCAACACGCTCGGCGGCGATCTACTGCTCCTGGAGCTGCTGCAACAGCTCGCCGAGGCGGACTCGCTGGCCACCGGCCCCGGGGTGTGGGGCGATTGGAAGTCCTCGCTGATCGGGGAGTTGGTGCGCAAATGCCGGATGGTGATGCGTGGTGAACAGCTTCCCGAACCCGATCCCATTGACCCGGAACTGCTTTCGTTGGCAACCGACGGGGGAGTGCAGGTACGGCTGGTGCCCGCGGGATCGCCCCATATGTATACCGTGAGCATGATCGCGCCCGATCAGCGCGGGTTACTCTCCAAGGCAGCCGGGGTGCTGTCACTGAACTCATTGCGGGTGTTCTCGGCCTCGGTGGCCAGCCATGCCGGATCGGCGATCAACACTTTCGAGGTGTCGCCGCGGTTCGGTTCGCCTCCGGCGGCCGGTCTGCTGCGTCAGCAGCTGATCTCGGCTCTGGACGGCGATACCGACATCATCGCGGCACTCGACGAGCGCGAACGCGAGTCCGCGCAGTTCGGAAGCGGCCTCGTCGGGGATGCGACACCCGCGGTCCCCACCAATTACGCGCCCGCGCCGCCGCGCATCCGCTGGTTCGAGCCCGCGGGGAACGCCGACCAGCAGATCGTGGAGATCCGCACCTCGGACGCACCGGGGCTGCTGGCGCGCATCACCGCGACCCTGGAGCGGCACGGCGTGGATATCGCGTGGGCCAGGGTCAACACGCTTGGTTCCTCGGTGGTCGACACCTTCTGTCTGAGCACCGGGCCGGAGCAGGCGGTACTGGAGGCGGCCATCGCCTCGGTGCTGCCGGCGGCGGCACCCGAGCCGAAGAGGGCGGCCAGCTAG
- a CDS encoding protein disulfide oxidoreductase, with the protein MNIQFGGRYKFRAVARTLAVAVAVLLISTGIVRAPAARADSLLDFTGTTVSGAPFNGASLKGKPVVLWFWAAYCPFCNGEGPHVSAVSAANPRVTFVGISGRGSVGDMEGFISRYNLHFTNLNDADGSLWRQFGVPWQPAYLFINSNGTSDFVNNPTSSMSEQELSDRVKALT; encoded by the coding sequence ATGAATATCCAATTCGGGGGACGTTATAAGTTTCGGGCCGTGGCGAGGACCCTTGCGGTCGCCGTCGCTGTGTTGTTGATATCGACAGGCATCGTCCGGGCGCCCGCGGCGCGCGCCGATTCCCTGCTCGATTTCACCGGTACCACCGTTTCGGGCGCGCCCTTCAACGGGGCCAGCCTCAAAGGCAAGCCGGTCGTGCTGTGGTTCTGGGCTGCGTATTGCCCGTTCTGCAATGGCGAGGGTCCGCATGTGAGTGCGGTATCGGCGGCTAACCCCCGCGTCACCTTCGTCGGCATCTCCGGCCGCGGTTCCGTGGGAGACATGGAGGGATTCATCTCGCGCTACAACCTCCACTTCACCAATCTCAACGATGCCGACGGATCGTTGTGGCGGCAGTTCGGAGTGCCCTGGCAGCCGGCGTACTTGTTCATCAATTCCAACGGCACCTCGGACTTTGTGAACAACCCGACGTCATCGATGTCCGAGCAGGAGCTCAGCGACCGGGTGAAGGCACTCACCTGA
- a CDS encoding P-II family nitrogen regulator: MKLVTAIVKPFTLEDVKTGLEQAGILGMTVSEVQGYGRQKGHTEVYRGAEYSVDFVPKVRVEVVVDDSAVDKVVEVIVTAARTGKIGDGKVWVSPVDSVVRVRTGERGTDAL; the protein is encoded by the coding sequence ATGAAGCTGGTCACCGCGATCGTCAAACCGTTCACGCTGGAAGATGTCAAGACTGGTCTGGAGCAGGCCGGCATCCTCGGCATGACGGTCAGCGAGGTGCAGGGCTACGGCCGGCAGAAGGGCCACACCGAGGTGTACCGCGGCGCTGAATACTCGGTGGACTTCGTACCGAAGGTTCGTGTCGAGGTGGTGGTGGACGACAGCGCCGTCGACAAGGTCGTTGAGGTCATCGTGACCGCCGCACGCACCGGCAAGATCGGCGACGGCAAGGTATGGGTCAGCCCGGTTGACTCGGTGGTGCGAGTACGCACCGGCGAGCGGGGGACCGACGCTCTGTAG
- the ftsY gene encoding signal recognition particle-docking protein FtsY produces the protein MWIAVAIVAVVVVAALVFGLVRYRSRRISLTRSPEITEGGTPADRSGGYSAGSTITFSEGGAQATPVPSVGDDAEVPRDAPRRTISNVELPEPAPEPEPEPVVAPEPEPVTEPEPAPEPEPEPAPVLDEIAPVAGRLDRLRGRLASSQNAVGRGLLGLLGAGDLDEESWEEVEDTLLIADLGTAVTTSIVDRLRSEMAARSVRTESQARTLLREVLIDELRPDLDRSIKALPHDDKPSVLLIVGVNGTGKTTTVGKLARVLVADGRRVVLGAADTFRAAAADQLQAWGQRVGAQVVRGAEGADPASVAFDAVDAGIREGADVVVIDTAGRLHTKTGLMDELGKIKRVVERRAEVDEVLLVLDSTIGQNGLAQARVFADVVDITGVVLTKLDGTAKGGIVFHVQRELGVPVKLVGLGEGPDDLAPFEPPAFVDALLG, from the coding sequence GTGTGGATCGCCGTAGCGATCGTCGCCGTCGTGGTTGTTGCCGCATTGGTTTTCGGACTGGTGCGTTACCGCTCCCGTCGTATCAGCCTGACACGCTCCCCTGAGATCACCGAGGGCGGCACACCGGCCGACCGCTCCGGCGGGTACAGCGCCGGCTCCACCATCACCTTCAGCGAGGGGGGTGCGCAAGCAACCCCCGTGCCCAGCGTGGGCGATGACGCCGAGGTTCCGCGGGACGCGCCCCGGCGCACTATTTCCAATGTCGAGCTACCGGAGCCGGCCCCGGAACCGGAGCCCGAGCCCGTCGTGGCACCCGAACCGGAACCGGTCACTGAGCCCGAACCCGCTCCGGAGCCCGAACCCGAACCCGCTCCGGTACTCGATGAGATCGCGCCGGTGGCGGGACGACTCGATCGTTTGCGGGGACGGCTGGCCAGCTCGCAGAACGCCGTGGGCCGGGGCCTACTCGGGCTGCTGGGTGCCGGAGACCTCGACGAGGAATCGTGGGAGGAGGTCGAGGACACCCTGCTCATCGCCGACCTCGGCACCGCCGTCACCACCTCGATCGTGGACAGGCTGCGCAGCGAGATGGCGGCGCGCAGCGTGCGCACCGAGTCGCAGGCACGGACATTGCTGCGCGAGGTGCTCATCGACGAGCTGCGGCCCGACCTCGACCGGTCGATCAAGGCGCTGCCGCACGACGACAAACCGTCAGTGCTGCTCATCGTCGGGGTGAACGGCACGGGTAAGACCACCACTGTCGGCAAGTTGGCCCGCGTGCTGGTCGCCGATGGACGCCGGGTCGTGCTCGGGGCTGCCGACACCTTCCGCGCCGCTGCGGCCGATCAGCTGCAGGCCTGGGGACAGCGAGTGGGTGCCCAGGTGGTGCGCGGTGCCGAGGGTGCCGATCCCGCGTCGGTTGCCTTCGACGCCGTCGACGCCGGGATCCGGGAGGGCGCCGACGTCGTGGTGATCGATACCGCCGGGCGACTGCACACGAAGACCGGTCTCATGGACGAGCTCGGGAAGATCAAACGTGTCGTGGAACGCCGCGCCGAGGTCGACGAGGTGCTGCTGGTGCTCGACTCCACCATCGGGCAGAACGGTTTGGCGCAGGCGCGCGTGTTCGCTGACGTGGTGGACATCACCGGTGTGGTGCTCACCAAACTTGACGGAACAGCCAAGGGCGGCATCGTTTTTCACGTACAGCGCGAACTTGGCGTCCCGGTGAAGCTTGTTGGCCTCGGGGAGGGGCCGGACGACCTCGCTCCGTTCGAGCCGCCGGCCTTCGTCGATGCCCTGCTGGGATAA